A single window of Cyanobium sp. AMD-g DNA harbors:
- a CDS encoding triacylglycerol lipase has product MTRQPIVILGGFLISPEAYGPMVARLEQLSGQPVRLVPVGKPEWLLTVFAFAWARILDRVRATAAGLARSSPTGKVTLIGHSSGGIMLRLFLDDAPFQGRRYDGKALADTLVMLGSPHTALKATVLRRMVAERLPGSPFADRVSYVSVAGDLDLQTASPMAQRLVPTAYRNSTGDPHDRGDGLVPVASALLAGSTALVLPGVAHGGAFGPSWYGSPEVVERWWNAAVSAPGGSPGSSPAGAAR; this is encoded by the coding sequence ATGACCCGCCAGCCGATCGTGATCCTCGGGGGCTTCCTGATCAGCCCGGAGGCCTATGGGCCGATGGTGGCGCGGCTGGAGCAGCTCAGCGGCCAGCCGGTGCGGCTGGTGCCGGTGGGCAAGCCCGAGTGGCTGCTCACCGTGTTCGCCTTCGCCTGGGCGCGGATCCTCGATCGGGTGCGGGCCACCGCGGCCGGGCTGGCCCGCTCTTCCCCCACCGGCAAGGTGACGCTGATCGGCCACAGCTCCGGCGGCATCATGCTGCGGCTGTTCCTGGATGACGCCCCGTTCCAGGGGCGCCGCTATGACGGCAAGGCCCTGGCCGACACCCTGGTGATGCTGGGCAGCCCCCACACCGCCCTCAAGGCCACGGTGCTGCGCCGGATGGTGGCGGAGCGCCTGCCCGGTTCCCCCTTCGCCGATCGGGTGAGCTACGTCTCGGTGGCCGGCGACCTGGATCTGCAGACGGCTTCCCCGATGGCCCAGCGCCTGGTCCCCACCGCCTATCGCAACAGCACCGGCGATCCCCATGACCGGGGCGACGGCCTGGTGCCGGTGGCCTCTGCCCTGCTGGCGGGCTCCACCGCCCTGGTGCTGCCGGGGGTGGCCCATGGCGGCGCCTTCGGCCCCTCCTGGTACGGCAGCCCCGAAGTCGTGGAGCGCTGGTGGAACGCCGCCGTCAGCGCCCCTGGGGGTTCCCCCGGGTCGTCGCCTGCTGGCGCAGCTCGCTGA
- a CDS encoding ABC transporter substrate-binding protein, with translation MNRLRWALTLCLALGLPGAAVAATEPVLRVGMVAGSPPCSYREAGVWRGLAVDLWNRVATLEQLPYVVSEWPSVRQMLEANREGRLDVAVGCINVSPDRLRRYRFSLPFQEDGLAVMVVKSRLDLGRSFLAALLTPTLLQLLGGYLLAIAGLTWLTLRLEARTHPATDGRRNSLRHISKVFQVLATGPGSNTIVATTRGNGIVILAYLVRIVSASLLVGYLTVNVAGEIQGKATGAIRSPADLRGLRVGVRAGTVSEALLKELNATSSGAKVTIVPVASIGTGGEQLAARRIDALLGDNLQLSYLLLQEEAKGFLPSLALEGIRPESQAFAYAPALPEATTNRIDQAISALKRSGVVSELRQQATTRGNPQGR, from the coding sequence ATGAATCGCCTCCGCTGGGCTCTCACCCTCTGCCTGGCCCTGGGCCTGCCGGGAGCTGCGGTGGCAGCGACCGAGCCGGTGCTGCGGGTGGGAATGGTGGCGGGCTCGCCGCCCTGCAGCTACCGGGAAGCGGGGGTCTGGCGGGGGCTGGCGGTGGATCTGTGGAACCGGGTGGCCACCCTTGAGCAGTTGCCCTATGTGGTCTCTGAGTGGCCGTCGGTGCGGCAGATGCTGGAGGCCAACCGCGAGGGGCGGCTGGATGTGGCGGTGGGCTGCATCAACGTTTCGCCCGACCGCCTGCGGCGTTACCGCTTCAGCCTCCCCTTCCAGGAGGACGGCCTGGCGGTGATGGTGGTGAAGAGCCGGCTGGATCTGGGGCGTTCCTTCCTGGCCGCCCTGCTGACGCCAACGCTGCTGCAGCTGCTGGGTGGCTACCTGCTGGCGATCGCGGGGCTCACCTGGCTCACCCTGCGGCTGGAGGCCCGCACCCATCCCGCGACGGACGGCCGGCGGAACTCCCTGCGCCACATCAGCAAGGTGTTCCAGGTGCTGGCCACGGGGCCTGGCAGCAACACGATCGTGGCCACAACCCGCGGCAACGGGATCGTGATCCTCGCCTACCTGGTGCGGATCGTCTCGGCGTCGTTGCTGGTGGGCTACCTCACCGTGAACGTGGCCGGGGAGATCCAGGGCAAGGCCACAGGAGCGATCCGATCACCGGCCGACCTGCGCGGCCTGCGGGTGGGGGTGCGCGCAGGCACCGTGAGCGAGGCCCTACTGAAGGAACTCAACGCCACCAGCAGCGGCGCGAAGGTCACGATCGTGCCGGTGGCCAGCATCGGAACCGGGGGCGAGCAGCTGGCCGCCCGCCGGATCGACGCCCTGCTGGGGGACAACCTGCAGCTCAGCTACCTGCTGCTCCAGGAGGAGGCCAAGGGCTTCCTGCCCAGCCTGGCGCTGGAGGGGATCCGGCCCGAATCCCAGGCCTTCGCCTATGCGCCGGCGCTGCCGGAGGCCACGACCAACCGCATCGACCAGGCGATCAGCGCCCTCAAGCGCAGCGGCGTGGTCAGCGAGCTGCGCCAGCAGGCGACGACCCGGGGGAACCCCCAGGGGCGCTGA